The Brienomyrus brachyistius isolate T26 unplaced genomic scaffold, BBRACH_0.4 scaffold45, whole genome shotgun sequence genome has a window encoding:
- the LOC125723041 gene encoding uncharacterized protein LOC125723041 isoform X3 — translation MTSSRFTSTVLPALIPRSFFSRWRIGLASHYSEDEASLETVRQEIAVEVQKTEKNTSLIHKNMEKTFALRRQNIVSGSPSVNEFLNLWPALRITSELFAEYQRVTNENLPNKFYAQLDYLLPCLMTILRQKASKTGKTADTLANLLKVHDEQELHDVNSRRTTVIRGLPVLLRDKDIGFFRTTLIDNPEVLTEDAPVSLLTVVHENAAAPIHYDPVRVSVVLENEVVTTHSQLPEAFLVLFGFMYALHLKYPKGLAKTFEFVQKVLLGMDDGKLSPSVQTLKNELM, via the exons ATGACGTCATCCAGGTTCACGTCAACTGTCTTGCCCGCGCTTATTCCTCGTTCGTTTTTTTCAAGATGGCGGATCGGCCTCGCTTCACACTACA GTGAGGATGAAGCATCTCTTGAAACAGTTAGACAGGAAATTGCTGTTGAAGTCCagaagacagaaaaaaatactaGTCTCATCCACAAGAACATGGAGAAAACTTTTGCTCTGCGACGACAGAACATTGTTAGCGGAAGCCCATCTGTGAATGAGTTTCTGAATCTCTGGCCTGCACTGCgtataacatctgag CTGTTTGCAGAGTACCAACGTGTTACAAATGAGAATTTGCCCAACAAATTCTATGCACAACTGGACTACCTCCTACCTTGTTTGATGACCATTTTAAGGCAAAAAGCATCCAAGACAGGCAAGACAGCAGATACCCTGGCTAATCTTTTGAAAGTTCATGATGAGCAG GAACTGCATGATGTAAATTCACGACGGACTACCGTTATCAGAGGTCTTCCAGTTTTGCTGCGTGACAAAGACATAGGATTTTTTAGGACCACCCTG ATTGATAATCCTGAAGTACTGACTGAGGATGCTCCAGTGTCCCTGCTTACAGTTGTTCATGAAAATGCTGCTGCTCCAATCCATTACGATCCAGTGAGGGTCTCAGTTGTCCTGGAGAATGAAGTGGTCACCACCCATAGCCAACTTCCAGAGGCCTTTCTTGTCTTGTTTGGATTCATGTATGCTCTTCACTTAAAATATCCTAAAGGACTTGCCAAAACTTTTGAATTTGTGCAAAAAGTTTTACTCGGCATGGATGACGGAAAACTGTCTCCTAGCGTGCAAACATTAAAGAATGAGTTGATGTAg
- the LOC125723041 gene encoding uncharacterized protein LOC125723041 isoform X2 yields MYDFKAYPDDKQIGKVAEALVTKHPCLKEPGSDTGWNGWKTSLKFKMGNLRNKMRKIGCLEVTVNAGKRSQGHPENEPSHSKIKKPRRSEVNYLPNFPQGEDEASLETVRQEIAVEVQKTEKNTSLIHKNMEKTFALRRQNIVSGSPSVNEFLNLWPALRITSELFAEYQRVTNENLPNKFYAQLDYLLPCLMTILRQKASKTGKTADTLANLLKVHDEQELHDVNSRRTTVIRGLPVLLRDKDIGFFRTTLIDNPEVLTEDAPVSLLTVVHENAAAPIHYDPVRVSVVLENEVVTTHSQLPEAFLVLFGFMYALHLKYPKGLAKTFEFVQKVLLGMDDGKLSPSVQTLKNELM; encoded by the exons ATGTATGATTTTAAGGCGTACCCAGACGACAAACAGATAGGAAAAGTAGCAGAGGCCCTTGTCACAAAGCATCCTTGTTTGAAGGAGCCAGGCTCTGACACAGGTTGGAATGGGTGGAAAACCAGTTTAAAGTTCAAGATGGGCAACTTGAGAAACAAAATGAGGAAAATTGGATGTCTTGaggtaactgttaatgctgggaAAAGAAGTCAAGGCCATCCTGAGAATGAACCATCACATTCTAAAATCAAGAAACCAAGACGTTCTGAGGTTAATTATTTGCCAAACTTTCCTCAAGGTGAGGATGAAGCATCTCTTGAAACAGTTAGACAGGAAATTGCTGTTGAAGTCCagaagacagaaaaaaatactaGTCTCATCCACAAGAACATGGAGAAAACTTTTGCTCTGCGACGACAGAACATTGTTAGCGGAAGCCCATCTGTGAATGAGTTTCTGAATCTCTGGCCTGCACTGCgtataacatctgag CTGTTTGCAGAGTACCAACGTGTTACAAATGAGAATTTGCCCAACAAATTCTATGCACAACTGGACTACCTCCTACCTTGTTTGATGACCATTTTAAGGCAAAAAGCATCCAAGACAGGCAAGACAGCAGATACCCTGGCTAATCTTTTGAAAGTTCATGATGAGCAG GAACTGCATGATGTAAATTCACGACGGACTACCGTTATCAGAGGTCTTCCAGTTTTGCTGCGTGACAAAGACATAGGATTTTTTAGGACCACCCTG ATTGATAATCCTGAAGTACTGACTGAGGATGCTCCAGTGTCCCTGCTTACAGTTGTTCATGAAAATGCTGCTGCTCCAATCCATTACGATCCAGTGAGGGTCTCAGTTGTCCTGGAGAATGAAGTGGTCACCACCCATAGCCAACTTCCAGAGGCCTTTCTTGTCTTGTTTGGATTCATGTATGCTCTTCACTTAAAATATCCTAAAGGACTTGCCAAAACTTTTGAATTTGTGCAAAAAGTTTTACTCGGCATGGATGACGGAAAACTGTCTCCTAGCGTGCAAACATTAAAGAATGAGTTGATGTAg
- the LOC125723041 gene encoding uncharacterized protein LOC125723041 isoform X1: MEAFKSTSASTVSCAMILRVVEADRARKVKLSTQPASVSALIQILKDQLQLDLEFSLQYEDPDFNNQLTSLDDINELPQKAVVHILPVQSDGSTTSTEILSDVSNPERSKMCPRDFPIPQFSYDVELRLRQGNDEFEKSGKGLKLTRDQKHDILEKLGSTMYDFKAYPDDKQIGKVAEALVTKHPCLKEPGSDTGWNGWKTSLKFKMGNLRNKMRKIGCLEVTVNAGKRSQGHPENEPSHSKIKKPRRSEVNYLPNFPQGEDEASLETVRQEIAVEVQKTEKNTSLIHKNMEKTFALRRQNIVSGSPSVNEFLNLWPALRITSELFAEYQRVTNENLPNKFYAQLDYLLPCLMTILRQKASKTGKTADTLANLLKVHDEQELHDVNSRRTTVIRGLPVLLRDKDIGFFRTTLIDNPEVLTEDAPVSLLTVVHENAAAPIHYDPVRVSVVLENEVVTTHSQLPEAFLVLFGFMYALHLKYPKGLAKTFEFVQKVLLGMDDGKLSPSVQTLKNELM, encoded by the exons ATGGAGGCATTTAAAAG CACATCAGCAAGCACAGTGTCTTGTGCAATGATACTGCGTGTTGTTGAAGCAGACCGTGCAAGGAAAGTGAAACTTAGCACACAACCAGCCTCCGTTAGTGCACTTATTCAAATTTTAAAAGACCAACTTCAGCTGGACCTTGAGTTTAGTTTACAATATGAGGACCCTGATTTCAATAATCAGCTGACTTCCTTggatgatataaatgagttgCCTCAAAAGGCAGTGGTCCATATCCTGCCAGTGCAATCAGATGGCTCCACTACATCTACTGAAATTCTATCAGATGTGTCGAATCCTGAACGTTCTAAGATGTGTCCTCGTGATTTTCCAATTCCACAGTTTTCCTATGATGTTGAGCTAAGGCTTAGACAGGGAAATGATGAATTTGAGAAGAGCGGAAAGGGTCTAAAGTTGACAAGAGACCAAAAGCATGACATTCTGGAGAAGCTTGGCTCAACCATGTATGATTTTAAGGCGTACCCAGACGACAAACAGATAGGAAAAGTAGCAGAGGCCCTTGTCACAAAGCATCCTTGTTTGAAGGAGCCAGGCTCTGACACAGGTTGGAATGGGTGGAAAACCAGTTTAAAGTTCAAGATGGGCAACTTGAGAAACAAAATGAGGAAAATTGGATGTCTTGaggtaactgttaatgctgggaAAAGAAGTCAAGGCCATCCTGAGAATGAACCATCACATTCTAAAATCAAGAAACCAAGACGTTCTGAGGTTAATTATTTGCCAAACTTTCCTCAAGGTGAGGATGAAGCATCTCTTGAAACAGTTAGACAGGAAATTGCTGTTGAAGTCCagaagacagaaaaaaatactaGTCTCATCCACAAGAACATGGAGAAAACTTTTGCTCTGCGACGACAGAACATTGTTAGCGGAAGCCCATCTGTGAATGAGTTTCTGAATCTCTGGCCTGCACTGCgtataacatctgag CTGTTTGCAGAGTACCAACGTGTTACAAATGAGAATTTGCCCAACAAATTCTATGCACAACTGGACTACCTCCTACCTTGTTTGATGACCATTTTAAGGCAAAAAGCATCCAAGACAGGCAAGACAGCAGATACCCTGGCTAATCTTTTGAAAGTTCATGATGAGCAG GAACTGCATGATGTAAATTCACGACGGACTACCGTTATCAGAGGTCTTCCAGTTTTGCTGCGTGACAAAGACATAGGATTTTTTAGGACCACCCTG ATTGATAATCCTGAAGTACTGACTGAGGATGCTCCAGTGTCCCTGCTTACAGTTGTTCATGAAAATGCTGCTGCTCCAATCCATTACGATCCAGTGAGGGTCTCAGTTGTCCTGGAGAATGAAGTGGTCACCACCCATAGCCAACTTCCAGAGGCCTTTCTTGTCTTGTTTGGATTCATGTATGCTCTTCACTTAAAATATCCTAAAGGACTTGCCAAAACTTTTGAATTTGTGCAAAAAGTTTTACTCGGCATGGATGACGGAAAACTGTCTCCTAGCGTGCAAACATTAAAGAATGAGTTGATGTAg